Proteins co-encoded in one Holophagales bacterium genomic window:
- a CDS encoding HAD-IA family hydrolase, producing MIFRAAVFDLDGTLLDSYAGIHDALSDVLAHFERPTVTIAEARRLVGHGLEALIAKVLPEELREEGVRRFRFRYKVNAPTLTTLMPGAELVVSELWRRGVRLAIASNKPAVFSRQLLAGFGLAELFTFIGGPDLGYREKPDPSMVLAALQAIRASPAETLFVGDMTVDVATARAAGLPIAVVPEGSSTREELEALRPDYLLSALTDVLGLFDEPGGREPGGGGGGGGGGGGAGTPLPGA from the coding sequence GTGATCTTCCGCGCGGCGGTCTTCGACCTCGACGGAACCCTGCTCGACTCGTACGCCGGGATCCACGACGCCCTCTCCGACGTCCTCGCGCACTTCGAGCGTCCGACGGTCACGATTGCGGAGGCGCGGCGGCTCGTGGGGCACGGTCTCGAAGCCCTGATCGCGAAGGTCCTTCCGGAGGAGCTGCGCGAGGAAGGGGTCCGGCGCTTCCGGTTCCGCTACAAGGTGAACGCGCCGACGTTGACGACGCTGATGCCGGGAGCCGAGCTCGTCGTCTCGGAGCTCTGGCGCCGTGGAGTGCGCCTCGCGATCGCCTCGAACAAGCCCGCCGTCTTCAGCCGGCAGCTGCTCGCCGGCTTCGGCCTCGCGGAGCTGTTCACGTTCATCGGCGGGCCCGACCTCGGGTACCGCGAGAAGCCCGACCCGTCGATGGTCCTCGCGGCGCTCCAGGCGATCCGGGCCTCGCCCGCCGAGACCCTCTTCGTCGGCGACATGACCGTCGACGTCGCGACGGCCCGCGCCGCGGGCCTTCCCATCGCGGTCGTCCCGGAGGGCTCGTCGACGCGCGAAGAGCTCGAGGCCCTTCGGCCGGACTACCTTCTCTCCGCGCTCACGGACGTCCTCGGGCTCTTCGACGAGCCCGGGGGGCGGGAGCCGGGGGGGGGGGGGGGGGGGGGGGGGGGGGGGGGGGGGGCCGGAACGCCGCTGCCCGGAGCGTAA
- a CDS encoding peptidylprolyl isomerase has protein sequence MALRPVERQGSEAMSEMAAATGACLSRAATALCSLALVLAASACAGLGRGGPAEATGENRLSLAAGLLQVEDRRDYDPLFVGRATASKDPWVRHLAALTCGRLRDPEASIYLPVLLRDPDTSVRRAAAFASGVSGDRRLIPGLKTALLDPDAETAAAAATALGRLGGPEAERALTAVLPGTVGPRAAAAGALYRSKDPALVPLLAAALEDGDAETRRSAAWALARAPRPGSEEALRGLLADGDPEIAAWAARGLGLLEDASAVPRLLVLAKGPAPGPAIQALLALERIFAKSAAKSATKADGRDAGLARLGDRHPGVDLAALTLLRRTADEPQVREVLAHVVATRGRRGGVALASLAAGDSERAFALAFPAGGTAPLDLRLGAAEALPLLPAERLASWLDALLADPAARVRMEAVSRLPRGSASSFVPHLLRALADSDGSVQAVALDVAAPLASGPGADAALRPAWDAAYASALASREPDLVASALDAAASLAEGGCPLLAARRDDADDLVRARARRLLVEKCGEKPGTFARKPFATRLSAADYQRLARSAETSRLVATVSTTRGSFEAELLSREAPMTVDSFASLARKGFFDGSTIHRVVPDFVVQAGDPRGDGTGGPDYALRDELNPLPYVRGRIGMALSGPDTGGSQWFVTLSRQPHLDGAYTVFGAVIAGMDVVDRIEQNDRLLSVRIREESRVAPPGLAPGQP, from the coding sequence ATGGCGCTTCGGCCCGTAGAGCGCCAGGGGTCCGAGGCCATGTCGGAGATGGCGGCGGCGACCGGCGCGTGCCTGTCCCGCGCGGCGACGGCTCTCTGTTCCCTGGCTCTCGTCCTCGCGGCGTCGGCGTGCGCCGGTCTCGGCCGGGGCGGGCCTGCCGAAGCGACGGGAGAGAACAGGCTCTCCCTGGCGGCGGGGCTTCTACAGGTCGAGGACCGACGCGACTACGACCCGCTCTTCGTCGGCCGCGCCACCGCCTCGAAGGATCCGTGGGTGCGACACCTCGCCGCCCTCACCTGCGGGCGTCTGCGGGATCCGGAGGCGTCGATCTACCTGCCGGTTCTGCTTCGCGATCCCGACACCTCGGTGCGGCGTGCCGCCGCCTTCGCCTCCGGGGTCTCGGGGGACCGGCGGTTGATTCCGGGCCTGAAGACGGCACTCCTGGACCCCGACGCCGAGACCGCCGCGGCCGCAGCGACTGCCCTCGGCCGGCTCGGTGGCCCGGAGGCGGAGAGAGCGCTGACGGCCGTTCTCCCGGGTACCGTGGGACCGCGCGCGGCGGCGGCGGGTGCCCTGTACCGATCGAAGGACCCGGCCCTCGTCCCGCTTCTCGCTGCAGCACTCGAGGACGGGGACGCCGAGACGCGCAGATCCGCCGCCTGGGCGCTCGCTCGTGCTCCCCGTCCCGGCTCGGAGGAAGCGCTTCGTGGCCTCCTCGCCGACGGCGACCCGGAGATCGCTGCGTGGGCCGCGCGCGGGCTCGGGCTTCTCGAGGACGCGTCCGCGGTGCCGCGCCTCCTCGTCCTCGCGAAGGGGCCGGCTCCGGGGCCTGCGATCCAGGCCCTTCTCGCCCTCGAGCGCATCTTTGCGAAGTCCGCCGCGAAGTCCGCCACGAAAGCGGACGGCCGGGATGCGGGACTCGCGCGCCTGGGCGACCGCCACCCTGGCGTGGACCTCGCGGCCCTGACTCTCCTGCGTCGGACCGCTGACGAGCCCCAGGTCCGCGAGGTGCTCGCGCACGTCGTCGCCACGCGAGGCCGACGCGGCGGGGTCGCCCTCGCGAGCCTCGCCGCGGGTGACTCCGAACGGGCGTTCGCCCTCGCGTTCCCTGCCGGCGGTACGGCTCCTCTGGACCTTCGCCTCGGGGCCGCCGAAGCGCTGCCGCTCCTCCCAGCGGAGAGGCTCGCGTCGTGGCTCGACGCCCTTCTCGCGGACCCGGCTGCCCGGGTCCGCATGGAGGCCGTCTCGCGCCTTCCGCGGGGGAGTGCCTCCTCCTTCGTACCTCACCTCCTGAGGGCTCTCGCCGATTCCGACGGGAGCGTCCAGGCCGTGGCGCTCGACGTCGCCGCACCTCTCGCGTCGGGTCCTGGGGCCGATGCCGCCCTCCGGCCGGCCTGGGACGCGGCGTACGCTTCGGCGCTCGCCTCGCGCGAGCCCGACCTCGTCGCCTCGGCTCTCGACGCCGCGGCGTCGCTTGCGGAAGGGGGCTGTCCGCTCCTGGCGGCGCGGCGGGACGATGCCGATGACCTCGTCCGTGCCCGGGCGCGGCGTCTCCTCGTCGAGAAGTGCGGCGAGAAACCCGGCACGTTCGCCCGGAAGCCATTCGCGACGCGTCTCTCGGCCGCCGACTACCAGCGGCTCGCGCGATCGGCCGAGACGAGCCGGCTCGTCGCGACGGTCTCGACGACGCGGGGTTCGTTCGAGGCCGAGCTCCTGTCGCGCGAGGCTCCGATGACGGTCGACAGCTTCGCCTCTCTGGCGCGGAAGGGGTTCTTCGACGGATCGACGATCCACCGCGTCGTCCCGGACTTCGTCGTCCAGGCCGGAGACCCGCGCGGGGACGGGACCGGGGGTCCGGACTACGCGCTGCGGGACGAGCTGAACCCGCTTCCGTACGTGCGCGGCCGGATCGGCATGGCGCTCTCGGGTCCGGACACGGGCGGGTCGCAGTGGTTCGTGACGCTCTCCCGCCAGCCGCACCTCGACGGCGCGTACACGGTGTTCGGGGCCGTGATCGCAGGGATGGACGTCGTCGATCGGATAGAGCAAAACGACCGGCTCCTCTCCGTTCGGATCCGCGAAGAGAGCCGGGTCGCACCGCCGGGTCTCGCCCCCGGACAACCCTGA
- the mog gene encoding molybdopterin adenylyltransferase — translation MNAPLGVAVLTVSDRSFRGEREDRGGPAVADAARSLLGADVVELLVVPDEKDDIAWNLTRLADNVRVDLVLTTGGTGISERDVTPEATRAVITRELPGLGEAMRAASRTALPTAMLSRQVAGIRGKTLVVNLPGSPRGAVECLEAIAAALPHAVAMLRGDAPDAHPARDPRS, via the coding sequence ATGAACGCGCCCCTCGGGGTTGCCGTCCTGACCGTCTCCGACCGCTCTTTCCGGGGCGAGCGGGAAGACCGGGGCGGCCCCGCCGTGGCGGACGCGGCCAGGAGCCTCCTCGGAGCGGACGTGGTCGAGCTCCTGGTCGTTCCCGACGAGAAAGACGACATCGCCTGGAACCTGACGCGCCTGGCCGACAACGTCCGCGTCGACCTCGTCTTGACGACGGGCGGGACCGGCATCTCGGAACGTGACGTCACGCCCGAGGCGACGCGGGCCGTGATCACCCGGGAGCTTCCCGGTCTTGGCGAGGCGATGAGGGCCGCGAGCCGGACCGCGCTCCCGACGGCGATGCTTTCGCGCCAGGTCGCGGGAATTCGCGGGAAGACGCTCGTCGTCAACCTGCCCGGGTCACCGCGGGGAGCGGTCGAGTGCCTCGAGGCGATCGCCGCAGCCCTCCCGCACGCCGTCGCGATGCTGCGAGGAGATGCTCCCGACGCGCACCCGGCCCGGGATCCGCGGTCCTGA
- the moaC gene encoding cyclic pyranopterin monophosphate synthase MoaC yields the protein MPGTRSPCARPGRAARCPRSASPSPRAISRCAGSSRRPVPSSSPRRRRRSCRVSCPGPSETSTPRRSTVPSKKRTPELTHLDAEGAARMVDVSGKAASVRTATARAVVTMGPVAWSALDASENRKGDALAVARLAGIQAAKRASDWIPLCHPLVFDGVDVALTRRARTRSVEIVASVRGTGKTGYEMEAMVAAAAAALTVYDMCKGAEKGIVVGPIELVSKTGGKSGDWIRQADAVQRPRRGR from the coding sequence ATGCCGGGCACCCGCAGCCCCTGTGCGCGGCCTGGTCGCGCAGCGCGCTGCCCGCGCTCCGCCTCGCCGTCGCCGAGGGCGATCTCTCGCTGCGCCGGGTCGTCGAGGCGACCCGTGCCCTCGTCCTCTCCGAGGAGGAGACGGCGCTCCTGCCGGGTTTCGTGCCCGGGGCCTTCCGAAACGTCAACACCCCGGAGGAGTACCGTGCCGTCGAAGAAGAGAACGCCTGAGCTGACGCACCTCGATGCCGAGGGCGCGGCGCGGATGGTCGACGTTTCCGGCAAGGCGGCGTCGGTGCGGACGGCGACGGCCCGGGCCGTCGTCACCATGGGGCCGGTCGCGTGGTCGGCGCTCGACGCCTCCGAGAACCGCAAGGGGGACGCCCTCGCCGTCGCCCGCCTCGCGGGGATACAGGCGGCAAAGCGGGCTTCGGACTGGATCCCCCTCTGTCACCCGCTCGTCTTCGACGGCGTCGACGTCGCCTTGACGCGCCGCGCTCGGACCCGGAGCGTGGAGATCGTCGCCTCGGTGCGAGGGACCGGGAAGACCGGGTACGAGATGGAGGCGATGGTCGCGGCGGCCGCGGCGGCGCTCACGGTCTACGACATGTGCAAGGGAGCGGAGAAGGGAATCGTCGTCGGGCCGATCGAGCTCGTGTCGAAGACCGGCGGCAAGAGCGGCGACTGGATTCGCCAGGCCGACGCCGTCCAGCGGCCCCGCCGGGGCCGCTGA
- a CDS encoding alanine--glyoxylate aminotransferase family protein, translating to MSSAAFDSTSGHAGQVRFFNPGPVWVRPQVLEALGGPMMSHRSAAFSDLYGRILEKLPKVFRTTGQAHTLATSATGVWEAGLVSCATGPVLACCNGSFSDKWGEMSQKLGLETTLLKAEWGKPILADDVKKALAEKKFQIVTVVHNETSVGTISDLASIAKVVHENSDALLFADVVTSLAATRVEADEWGLDLAVCGSQKALALPPGIAVFSVSEKALAAARQKKFRGIYLDLLDVEAFGKKKQNPTTPSLPLLYALDVQLDHILAEGLENRWARHHEMLAAVEEWAPKAGFRFLPDAPAHSPSVSSLFPPEGVGAEDLNKAMKAAGWVPGSGYGKFKSSNIRIGHMGDVDVASVKNVLAAYAEQAAKILAATPAAAKA from the coding sequence ATGAGCAGCGCAGCTTTCGACTCCACGTCCGGCCACGCCGGCCAGGTCCGTTTCTTCAATCCGGGCCCCGTATGGGTCCGTCCGCAAGTGCTCGAGGCGCTCGGCGGCCCGATGATGTCGCATCGCTCCGCGGCGTTCTCGGACCTCTATGGCCGCATCCTCGAGAAGCTTCCGAAGGTCTTCCGCACGACGGGCCAGGCTCACACGCTCGCCACGTCGGCCACCGGCGTCTGGGAGGCCGGCCTCGTCTCCTGCGCCACGGGCCCCGTTCTCGCGTGCTGCAACGGCTCGTTCTCCGACAAGTGGGGGGAGATGAGCCAGAAGCTCGGGCTCGAGACGACGCTCCTGAAGGCCGAATGGGGCAAGCCGATCCTGGCAGACGACGTGAAGAAGGCGCTCGCGGAGAAGAAGTTCCAGATCGTGACCGTCGTCCACAACGAGACCTCGGTCGGGACGATCTCCGACCTGGCTTCCATCGCGAAGGTCGTCCACGAGAACAGCGACGCCCTCCTCTTCGCCGACGTCGTCACGTCGCTGGCCGCCACGCGCGTCGAGGCCGACGAGTGGGGCCTCGACCTCGCCGTCTGCGGCTCGCAGAAGGCGCTGGCGCTCCCGCCCGGCATCGCGGTCTTCTCGGTCTCCGAGAAGGCGCTCGCGGCGGCCCGGCAGAAGAAGTTCCGCGGCATCTACCTCGACCTCCTCGACGTCGAGGCGTTCGGCAAGAAGAAGCAGAACCCGACGACGCCGTCGCTTCCGCTCCTGTACGCCCTCGACGTCCAGCTCGACCACATCCTCGCCGAGGGGCTGGAGAACCGCTGGGCCCGCCACCACGAGATGCTCGCGGCCGTCGAAGAATGGGCGCCGAAGGCCGGATTCCGGTTCCTCCCCGACGCCCCGGCCCACTCGCCGAGCGTCTCCTCGCTCTTCCCGCCCGAGGGCGTGGGCGCCGAGGACCTCAACAAGGCGATGAAGGCCGCCGGCTGGGTCCCGGGCTCCGGCTACGGGAAGTTCAAGTCGTCCAACATCCGGATCGGGCACATGGGCGACGTCGACGTGGCCTCCGTGAAGAACGTCCTCGCTGCCTACGCTGAGCAGGCCGCGAAGATCCTCGCGGCCACCCCGGCCGCGGCGAAGGCGTGA
- a CDS encoding SpoIID/LytB domain-containing protein, with translation MTVAHRFGTPIALSVGLGAALLAAILPARAAPRAVETQVAESVRRILRLSTGRVETVPLEDYVAAVLPAEIGGRAPAAALEAQAVAARSYAVARKSRHADREADLCDGVHCQVFAGLSRATDATRRAAGATRGLVLVQGGRVIAAPFHAVCGGRTARPATVWDDEETPDLVPVEDDACLGSPGARWTFFLPRGQLPSLVARLGFPEARFLEVWAHGDDARVSALRLAAPGGRSLVVRAFDVRARASEIWGWSSLRSTDFEIEERPAGYVFAGRGTGHGAGLCQAGAIARARRGESREAILAHYYRGVATVPLDSVGPPR, from the coding sequence GTGACGGTCGCCCACCGCTTCGGAACGCCGATCGCCTTGTCCGTCGGGCTTGGCGCCGCGCTTCTCGCCGCGATACTTCCCGCCCGCGCGGCGCCGCGCGCCGTGGAGACCCAGGTCGCCGAATCCGTCCGTCGGATCCTCAGACTCTCGACGGGACGGGTCGAGACGGTGCCGCTCGAGGACTACGTTGCGGCGGTCCTCCCCGCCGAGATCGGCGGAAGGGCTCCCGCGGCCGCGCTCGAGGCCCAGGCCGTCGCGGCCCGCTCCTACGCCGTCGCCCGCAAGTCCCGTCACGCGGACCGGGAGGCCGACCTCTGCGACGGCGTCCACTGCCAGGTCTTCGCGGGCCTCTCCCGGGCGACCGATGCGACCCGGCGCGCGGCCGGCGCGACGCGTGGACTGGTCCTCGTCCAGGGCGGGCGCGTCATCGCCGCCCCGTTTCACGCCGTCTGCGGCGGGCGCACGGCGCGGCCGGCGACCGTCTGGGACGACGAGGAGACGCCGGACCTCGTTCCGGTCGAGGACGACGCCTGCCTCGGGTCACCGGGGGCGCGGTGGACGTTCTTCCTCCCGAGGGGACAGCTCCCTTCTCTCGTGGCGCGGCTGGGGTTCCCCGAGGCGCGATTCCTCGAGGTCTGGGCGCACGGGGACGACGCGAGGGTCTCGGCGCTGCGCCTCGCGGCACCGGGCGGCCGGTCGCTCGTCGTCCGCGCGTTCGACGTGAGGGCACGGGCCTCGGAGATCTGGGGCTGGAGCTCCCTGCGGTCGACCGACTTCGAGATCGAGGAGCGGCCGGCGGGGTACGTCTTCGCGGGGCGCGGGACCGGGCATGGAGCCGGACTCTGCCAGGCGGGGGCGATCGCGAGGGCGCGGCGGGGGGAGAGCCGCGAGGCCATCCTCGCGCATTACTATCGAGGAGTCGCCACGGTGCCGCTCGACTCCGTGGGACCACCGCGATGA
- the mobB gene encoding molybdopterin-guanine dinucleotide biosynthesis protein B, protein MKTAPLLTGLDVLLEDPSPLRGRRLGLVANPASVTSRFVPTARALLGAGLDVRVLFGPEHGLTGAVQDMLAVGDADTPSGRIPVVSLYGERFEDLSPRPEHLVALDAVVCDLPDVGSRYYTFIWTTALVMKACAARGLPVIVLDRPNPLGGFQVEGNLPEERLLSFVGLWPVPPRHGMTPGEIARYVNDEFAFGCDLTVVAMKVAGSRGAASRNRVGENPAWVLPSPNMPSRETALVYPGMCLLEGTNLSEARGTTHPFEIVGAPWLDAEVAADRANALGLPGVVFRPHVFRPTFHKFAGQDCGGVQLHVADEESFRPYETGLRLVKLLRDLDPSRFRWRTEAYEYRSDVPAVDLLAGTAIYRELVDAGESLDSWIATFPSDVARFAPVREKSLLYREGPPRIHVVGAHKSGKTTLASGLIRALAARGLSVGSVKHTRDEYETDAPGKDSQQHFSAGANPAVLLTGCRSGVHARHRGAPSLVGVIAREMPHVDVVVVEGFRDEPGPKVEVCRAATGRDPVAAGDGGVLAVLTDRETSHASSIPRLPLGDVEALVAIVVDALGLGGGE, encoded by the coding sequence ATGAAGACAGCACCCCTCCTCACCGGTCTCGACGTCCTCCTCGAGGACCCGTCCCCGCTGCGCGGCCGCCGTCTCGGCCTCGTCGCGAACCCGGCCTCGGTGACGTCGCGCTTCGTCCCGACGGCCCGCGCGCTCCTCGGTGCCGGTCTCGACGTCCGTGTCCTCTTCGGACCGGAGCACGGCCTCACGGGCGCCGTCCAGGACATGCTCGCGGTCGGCGACGCCGACACGCCATCCGGGAGGATCCCCGTCGTCTCGCTCTACGGCGAACGCTTCGAGGACCTCTCCCCGCGTCCGGAGCACCTCGTCGCCCTCGACGCCGTCGTCTGCGATCTCCCCGACGTCGGCTCGCGCTACTACACGTTCATATGGACCACGGCGCTCGTCATGAAGGCGTGCGCGGCCAGGGGACTGCCGGTCATCGTCCTCGACCGGCCGAACCCGCTCGGTGGATTCCAGGTCGAAGGGAACCTCCCCGAGGAACGGCTCCTCTCGTTCGTCGGGCTCTGGCCCGTCCCGCCGCGCCACGGCATGACGCCGGGGGAGATCGCACGTTACGTGAACGACGAGTTCGCGTTCGGCTGCGACCTGACCGTCGTCGCGATGAAGGTCGCGGGGAGCCGGGGCGCCGCCTCCCGCAACCGTGTCGGCGAGAATCCGGCCTGGGTCCTCCCTTCGCCGAACATGCCGTCGCGCGAGACCGCGCTCGTCTACCCCGGGATGTGCCTCCTGGAAGGGACGAACCTCTCCGAGGCGCGCGGTACGACGCACCCGTTCGAGATCGTCGGCGCGCCGTGGCTCGACGCGGAGGTCGCCGCGGATCGCGCGAACGCGTTGGGCCTGCCGGGCGTCGTTTTCCGGCCGCACGTTTTCCGTCCCACGTTCCACAAGTTCGCGGGCCAGGATTGCGGCGGTGTCCAGCTGCACGTCGCGGACGAGGAATCCTTCCGCCCGTACGAGACGGGCCTCCGCCTCGTGAAGCTCCTCAGGGATCTCGACCCGTCCCGCTTCCGCTGGCGGACGGAAGCCTACGAGTACCGCAGCGACGTCCCGGCGGTTGACCTCCTCGCGGGGACCGCGATCTACCGGGAGCTCGTCGACGCCGGGGAGAGCCTCGATTCCTGGATCGCCACGTTTCCCTCGGACGTCGCCCGCTTCGCGCCGGTGAGGGAGAAGAGTCTCCTCTACCGGGAGGGCCCCCCGAGGATCCACGTCGTCGGTGCCCACAAGTCGGGGAAGACGACCCTCGCCTCCGGCCTCATCCGCGCGCTCGCCGCGCGGGGCCTCTCGGTCGGGTCGGTCAAGCACACGCGGGACGAGTACGAGACCGACGCCCCGGGGAAGGACTCGCAGCAGCACTTCTCCGCCGGGGCGAATCCCGCCGTCCTCCTCACGGGCTGCCGGAGCGGTGTCCACGCGCGGCACAGAGGGGCGCCGTCGCTGGTCGGAGTGATCGCCCGCGAGATGCCGCACGTCGACGTCGTCGTCGTCGAAGGCTTCCGGGACGAGCCCGGGCCGAAGGTCGAGGTCTGTCGCGCGGCGACCGGGAGGGACCCGGTCGCGGCCGGCGACGGGGGCGTTCTGGCGGTGCTGACCGACCGGGAGACGTCCCACGCCTCCTCGATCCCACGGCTTCCCCTCGGCGACGTCGAGGCGCTCGTCGCGATCGTCGTCGACGCCCTCGGACTCGGAGGCGGGGAGTGA
- a CDS encoding bifunctional 3,4-dihydroxy-2-butanone-4-phosphate synthase/GTP cyclohydrolase II, whose product MGFVTVPAAAEHYRQGRFVIIADDQDRENEGDLCLAAEHVTAEAVNFMAREGRGLVCVSLTEERCDELGLAPMVEENTSSYGTAFTVSVEARGKTTTGISAADRAQTVRTLVDPRSKPHDLLRPGHMFPLRARKGGVLKRAGHTEASIDLARIAGLMPAAVICEILNDDGAMARVPDLLRFSEQHGIPLVSVADIIRHRMHHERLIQRVASPSLPTRNGDFRVIAYRSDLTNEEHLALVKGEISEDDPILVRVHSACLTGDVFGSARCDCGEQLNLALEMIAREGKGVLLYLLQEGRGIGLLNKLRAYDLQDQGMDTVAANEALGFASDVRDYGIGCQILRDLGVKKMRLLTNNPSKYVALDGFGLEIVERVSLEIPPTDSTRGYLSVKKAKMGHLLKLV is encoded by the coding sequence TTGGGTTTCGTCACCGTCCCGGCGGCCGCCGAGCACTACCGGCAGGGCCGCTTCGTCATCATCGCCGACGACCAGGACCGCGAGAACGAGGGAGACCTCTGCCTCGCAGCCGAGCACGTCACCGCCGAAGCCGTCAACTTCATGGCCCGCGAGGGACGCGGGCTCGTCTGCGTCTCCCTCACCGAGGAGCGCTGCGACGAGCTCGGCCTCGCCCCGATGGTCGAGGAGAACACGTCGAGCTACGGCACGGCCTTCACCGTTTCCGTCGAGGCGCGCGGCAAGACGACGACCGGCATCTCGGCCGCCGACAGGGCCCAGACGGTTCGGACGCTCGTCGATCCGCGGAGCAAGCCTCACGACCTGCTCCGGCCCGGGCACATGTTCCCGCTCAGGGCCCGCAAGGGGGGCGTCCTGAAGCGGGCGGGCCACACCGAGGCCTCGATCGACCTGGCGCGGATCGCGGGCCTCATGCCTGCGGCCGTCATCTGCGAGATCCTGAACGATGACGGCGCGATGGCCCGCGTACCGGACCTCCTGCGCTTCTCGGAGCAGCACGGCATCCCCCTCGTCTCGGTGGCCGACATCATCCGGCACCGGATGCACCACGAGAGGCTCATCCAGCGCGTCGCCTCGCCCAGCCTCCCGACCCGCAACGGCGACTTCCGCGTCATCGCCTACCGCTCCGACTTGACGAACGAGGAGCACCTCGCGCTCGTCAAGGGAGAGATCTCCGAGGACGACCCGATCCTCGTCCGCGTCCACTCCGCCTGCCTGACGGGCGACGTGTTCGGGTCGGCGAGGTGCGACTGCGGGGAGCAGCTCAACCTCGCCCTCGAGATGATCGCCCGCGAAGGGAAGGGGGTCCTCCTGTACCTCCTCCAGGAAGGGCGCGGCATCGGCCTTCTCAACAAGCTGCGCGCCTACGACCTGCAGGACCAGGGGATGGACACGGTCGCCGCCAACGAGGCGCTCGGCTTCGCGTCCGACGTCCGCGACTACGGCATCGGCTGCCAGATCCTCCGGGACCTCGGCGTGAAGAAGATGCGTCTCCTGACGAACAACCCCTCCAAGTACGTCGCCCTCGACGGCTTCGGCCTCGAGATCGTCGAGCGGGTCTCTCTCGAGATCCCGCCGACCGATTCGACGCGGGGGTACCTGTCGGTCAAGAAGGCGAAGATGGGGCACCTCCTCAAGCTGGTGTAG
- a CDS encoding NAD(P)H-quinone oxidoreductase — protein sequence MKAILVPVPGGPEALVFGQAPEPRVRDGEVLVRVRATAVNRADLLQAAGKYPPPAGESEILGLEAAGLVEGTEERVCFLLPGGGYAERVAVPRGMLMPIPPNLTFEEAAAIPEAWFTAYLNLFREGGLAAGEVVLVHAAASGVGTAAIQLAKDAGASVAATVRSSSKAEPLAALGADLVVDTTTGGFADAIEERFGKSSVGLVLDPIGGPSLAQNVRVMARCGRLVLIATMGGGSAEIDLRAVLTKRLRIVGSTLRARALAEKIDLAAAFVRDVLPGFANGRFRPLVDSVFPLEQAADAHRRMAQNANVGKIVLTVGA from the coding sequence GTGAAGGCGATCCTCGTCCCCGTGCCGGGCGGTCCCGAGGCGCTCGTCTTCGGCCAGGCGCCGGAGCCTCGCGTCCGCGACGGCGAAGTCCTCGTCCGCGTCCGGGCGACCGCGGTGAACCGGGCCGATCTCCTCCAGGCTGCCGGGAAGTACCCGCCACCCGCCGGCGAATCGGAGATCCTCGGGCTCGAGGCGGCCGGGCTCGTCGAGGGGACGGAAGAGCGGGTCTGCTTCCTTCTCCCCGGCGGCGGCTACGCCGAGAGAGTTGCCGTGCCGCGCGGGATGCTGATGCCGATCCCCCCGAACCTGACCTTCGAGGAGGCCGCGGCGATTCCGGAGGCGTGGTTCACGGCGTACCTCAACCTCTTCCGCGAGGGAGGACTCGCCGCCGGGGAGGTCGTCCTCGTCCACGCCGCCGCCTCGGGCGTCGGCACGGCGGCGATCCAGCTCGCGAAGGACGCCGGGGCGAGCGTCGCGGCGACGGTGCGTTCCTCGTCGAAGGCGGAGCCTCTCGCCGCCCTGGGCGCGGACCTCGTCGTCGACACGACGACCGGCGGTTTTGCCGACGCGATCGAGGAGCGGTTCGGGAAGAGCTCCGTCGGTCTCGTCCTCGACCCGATCGGCGGACCGAGCCTCGCGCAGAACGTCCGCGTCATGGCCCGTTGCGGGCGCCTCGTCCTGATCGCCACGATGGGCGGAGGCTCGGCCGAGATCGACCTGCGGGCCGTCCTCACGAAGCGGCTGCGCATCGTCGGGTCGACCCTGCGCGCCCGGGCTCTCGCCGAGAAGATCGACCTGGCGGCGGCCTTCGTACGCGACGTCCTTCCCGGGTTCGCCAACGGGCGCTTCCGGCCTCTCGTCGACTCCGTCTTCCCGCTCGAGCAGGCGGCCGACGCGCACCGCCGGATGGCGCAGAACGCGAACGTCGGAAAGATCGTCCTGACGGTGGGCGCGTGA